The Benincasa hispida cultivar B227 chromosome 9, ASM972705v1, whole genome shotgun sequence genome has a segment encoding these proteins:
- the LOC120085371 gene encoding protein FAM32A-like, which translates to MSEYENVVMGKLRIKGKALGVKGDGIRKKKKPRKQFDNFSQLVRGDDLSSGKNIHDDAIDGDNGKGSYAANDNMLTPAERRYLQQWEKIDLQRMAQMASKSHRDRIQEFNQYLANLSEHHDIPKVGPG; encoded by the exons ATGTCGGAGTACGAGAATGTGGTGATGGGGAAGTTGAGGATCAAGGGGAAGGCATTAGGCGTAAAAGGAGACGGaatcagaaagaagaagaagccgAGGAAGCAATTTGACAATTTTTCTCAACTTGTGAGAGGAGACGATCTCTCATCAG GAAAGAACATACACGATGACGCTATCGATGGCGACAATGGCAAAGGGTCGTATGCTGCAAACGACAATATGCTAACACCGGCCGAGAGGCGATATCTTCAGCAATGGGAAAAGATTGATCTTCAAAGAATGGCCCAGATGGCTAGCAAATCTCACCGGGATCGGATTCAAGAATTCAATCAATATCTTGCCAATTTGAGTGAGCACCATGACATTCCTAAAGTCGGGCCTGGCTAA
- the LOC120086356 gene encoding fasciclin-like arabinogalactan protein 14 yields MDSRAISAALLFNFLLFSAASAFNITKLLSQFPDFTNFNDLLTQTKLADQINSRETITVLALDNGAISSLSGKPVDVVKRILSVHVILDYYDVQKLGKLSNDNTTVLTTLFQASGAATNQQGFIKVKSINEGEAAFGSAVKRAPTYSKLVKSVASQPYNISVLQITSPIQVPGIDSKATNSTPPPPSPASSSPVESPKEAPAPSAETPSKADAPAAETPKAVADAPSSSPPTAEADSPKAADSDADAAAPGPSDASGASSGGRFVGGAVVMAVMSSFLAL; encoded by the coding sequence ATGGATTCCAGAGCCATTTCCGCCGCCTTACTCTTCAATTTCCTCCTCTTCTCAGCCGCCTCCGCTTTCAATATCACTAAGCTCTTAAGCCAGTTCCCCGATTTCACTAATTTCAACGATTTACTCACACAAACAAAACTCGCCGATCAAATAAACAGCAGAGAAACAATCACCGTCCTCGCCCTCGACAACGGCGCAATTTCTAGCCTCTCCGGAAAGCCAGTGGACGTCGTGAAGAGGATCCTGAGCGTTCATGTTATTCTTGATTACTACGATGTTCAGAAGTTAGGTAAATTGTCGAACGATAACACTACAGTTCTCACAACTTTGTTTCAGGCAAGCGGTGCCGCAACAAATCAGCAAGGTTTCATCAAGGTTAAATCGATTAACGAAGGTGAAGCCGCGTTTGGATCTGCTGTGAAAAGAGCACCGACTTATTCAAAATTGGTGAAATCTGTTGCTTCTCAGCCGTACAATATCTCTGTTCTTCAGATCACATCTCCTATTCAGGTTCCTGGAATCGATTCCAAGGCAACTAACTCTACTCCTCCACCACCATCACCGGCGTCGTCTTCTCCTGTTGAATCTCCTAAAGAAGCACCGGCTCCTTCCGCTGAGACTCCGTCAAAGGCTGATGCTCCGGCTGCCGAAACACCTAAGGCCGTTGCCGATGCGCCGTCGAGTTCTCCGCCGACGGCCGAGGCCGATTCACCGAAGGCAGCGGACAGCGACGCCGATGCGGCTGCACCAGGACCTAGCGATGCATCTGGCGCGTCGTCAGGCGGTAGATTCGTCGGAGGTGCGGTGGTTATGGCGGTGATGTCGTCGTTTCTGGCTTTGTGA